In Octopus sinensis unplaced genomic scaffold, ASM634580v1 Contig02586, whole genome shotgun sequence, one DNA window encodes the following:
- the LOC118760961 gene encoding zinc finger CCHC domain-containing protein 10-like: MGETDSKNTTKSKCQKCQSTDHWTYECTGKRKLLHRPSMNELIDKKEKNEQKSVSESKRWSQIRYFRPIQEEVESDDSSSVEESSSDSNIASITGSEDSFSD, encoded by the exons AAA TACAACAAAATCAAAGTGTCAGAAATGCCAGTCAACTGATCATTGGACGTATGAGTGTACTGGAAAGAGGAAACTTCTTCATCGCCCGTCAATGAAcgaactgattgataaaaaagaaaaaaatgagcagAAATCAGTATCCGAATCTAAACGGTGGTCACAAATCCGATATTTTAGACCAATCCAAGAAGAAGTGGAATCTGATGACTCTTCCTCTGTCGAAGAATCTAGCAGTGATTCAAACATTGCGTCCATCACCGGCTCTGAGGATTCTTTTTCCGATTAA